In one window of Mesorhizobium sp. B2-1-1 DNA:
- the arsB gene encoding ACR3 family arsenite efflux transporter, which yields MNDHALSAGGGIGFVEKYLTVWVALCIVAGIALGHLMPGVFHAVGEAEIAKVNLPVAALIWLMIVPMLVKIDFAALGHVKEHWRGIGVTLFVNWAVKPFSMAALGWLFIGYLFRPYLPADQIDSYIAGLIILAAAPCTAMVFVWSNLTKGEPHFTLSQVALNDTIMIFAFAPIVGLLLGLSAITVPWNTLVLSVALYIVVPVIGAQFLRRRLLAAGREAALKRFLERLQPLSLIALLATLVLLFGFQGVQILAQPLIIALLAVPILIQVYFNSGLAYLLNRVSGEQHCVAGPSALIGASNFFELAVAAAISLFGFQSGAALATVVGVLIEVPVMLTVVWIVNRSKDWYEGGRAVSRVAENINARP from the coding sequence ATGAACGATCACGCTTTGAGCGCGGGCGGCGGCATTGGTTTCGTCGAGAAATACCTGACCGTGTGGGTGGCGCTGTGCATCGTCGCCGGCATCGCTCTCGGCCATCTCATGCCAGGCGTCTTCCACGCCGTCGGCGAGGCCGAGATTGCCAAGGTCAACCTGCCGGTCGCGGCACTGATCTGGCTGATGATCGTGCCGATGCTGGTCAAGATCGACTTCGCCGCGCTCGGCCACGTGAAGGAGCATTGGCGCGGAATCGGTGTGACACTGTTCGTCAATTGGGCGGTGAAGCCGTTCTCGATGGCGGCGCTCGGCTGGCTGTTCATAGGGTATCTCTTTCGGCCTTATCTGCCGGCCGACCAGATCGACAGCTATATCGCCGGCCTTATCATCTTGGCGGCCGCGCCCTGCACGGCGATGGTCTTCGTGTGGTCGAACCTAACGAAAGGCGAACCGCATTTCACGCTGAGCCAGGTCGCGCTTAACGACACCATCATGATCTTCGCCTTCGCGCCGATCGTCGGCTTGCTGCTCGGCCTCTCGGCCATCACCGTACCCTGGAATACCCTCGTCCTCTCCGTCGCGCTCTACATCGTCGTGCCGGTCATCGGCGCCCAATTCCTGCGTCGGCGGCTGCTCGCCGCGGGCCGCGAAGCCGCCTTGAAGCGATTTCTCGAGCGGCTTCAGCCGCTCTCGCTCATAGCCCTGCTTGCCACGCTCGTGCTGCTGTTCGGATTTCAGGGCGTGCAGATCCTGGCGCAGCCGCTGATCATCGCGCTGCTGGCCGTGCCGATCCTGATCCAGGTCTATTTCAATTCAGGGCTCGCTTACCTACTCAACCGTGTCTCGGGCGAACAGCATTGCGTCGCCGGCCCCTCGGCCCTGATCGGCGCTTCGAATTTCTTCGAACTGGCGGTCGCCGCCGCCATCAGCCTGTTCGGCTTTCAGTCGGGGGCGGCGCTCGCCACCGTCGTCGGCGTGCTGATCGAAGTGCCGGTCATGCTCACCGTGGTCTGGATCGTGAACCGCTCCAAAGACTGGTACGAGGGCGGCCGGGCAGTGTCCCGTGTTGCCGAAAACATTAATGCTCGACCCTGA
- a CDS encoding ArsR/SmtB family transcription factor, with translation MDKKSALLALAALGQDTRLEVFRLLVQAGAGGTPAGEIASRLDIVQNTMSAHLKVLDHAGLVRAERDGRTIRYVADMTGFRDLLAYLMEDCCNGAPELCRPVIQAVTCKC, from the coding sequence GTGGATAAAAAATCAGCTCTCCTCGCTTTGGCGGCACTCGGCCAGGATACAAGGCTCGAGGTCTTTCGCCTGCTTGTCCAGGCGGGCGCCGGGGGGACCCCCGCCGGCGAGATCGCTTCCCGCCTCGACATCGTGCAGAACACGATGTCGGCGCACCTCAAGGTTCTTGACCATGCCGGCCTCGTCCGCGCCGAGCGCGATGGTCGCACAATCCGCTATGTTGCCGACATGACGGGATTCCGCGATCTGCTCGCCTACCTCATGGAAGACTGCTGCAATGGCGCGCCAGAACTCTGTCGGCCCGTGATCCAGGCGGTCACCTGCAAGTGTTAG
- a CDS encoding alpha/beta fold hydrolase, translated as MSEPTQRMVETNGIRLNVAEQGDGPLVLLCHGFPESWYSWRHQLSALAAAGFHAVAPDMRGYGKSDRPEAVEQYTLFHLVGDMVGLLDALEAPTAIIAGHDWGAVVAWHAALMRPDRFQAVIGLSVPFRPRAKVRPTSVMPRTTDSQFYQLYFQQPGIAEAELERDPRTTVRAMLYAASGDASGTSGGGIGMVPHDGGFLQAVEAPPGLPPWLSQGDLDFYAGEFQRTGFAGGLNWYRNIDRNWELMAPFAGARIKVPALYIAGDRDLVVAFPGMDQLLANLGNFVPQLRDKLMLPGCGHWTQQERPDEVNAAMIHFLRSVREQR; from the coding sequence GTGAGCGAGCCGACGCAGCGAATGGTCGAGACCAACGGCATCCGCCTCAACGTCGCGGAGCAGGGCGATGGCCCTTTGGTGCTCTTGTGCCACGGCTTTCCCGAATCCTGGTATTCCTGGCGCCATCAATTGAGTGCGCTCGCGGCGGCGGGCTTTCACGCCGTCGCCCCCGACATGCGGGGCTATGGCAAGAGCGATCGGCCGGAGGCGGTCGAACAGTATACGCTCTTCCATCTGGTCGGCGACATGGTGGGCCTTCTCGACGCCCTCGAAGCGCCGACCGCCATCATCGCCGGCCACGACTGGGGCGCCGTCGTCGCCTGGCACGCGGCGCTGATGCGCCCGGATCGGTTTCAAGCCGTCATCGGTCTCAGCGTGCCGTTCCGGCCGCGGGCCAAGGTGCGCCCAACCAGCGTGATGCCGCGAACGACGGACTCCCAATTCTACCAGCTCTATTTCCAGCAACCCGGCATTGCAGAAGCCGAGCTGGAGCGGGACCCCCGGACCACGGTGCGGGCCATGCTTTACGCCGCATCGGGGGATGCCTCGGGCACGAGCGGGGGTGGAATCGGCATGGTTCCACATGATGGAGGTTTCCTGCAAGCCGTCGAGGCACCGCCGGGCCTACCGCCCTGGCTCAGCCAAGGCGACCTCGATTTCTACGCCGGCGAGTTCCAGCGCACCGGTTTCGCGGGAGGTCTCAACTGGTACCGCAACATCGACCGGAACTGGGAGCTGATGGCGCCCTTTGCGGGCGCGCGGATCAAGGTTCCCGCCCTCTATATAGCGGGCGACCGCGATCTGGTTGTCGCCTTCCCCGGAATGGATCAGCTGCTGGCCAATCTCGGAAATTTCGTCCCGCAACTCCGCGACAAGTTGATGCTGCCCGGCTGCGGGCACTGGACCCAGCAGGAACGCCCGGACGAGGTCAACGCCGCGATGATCCATTTCCTCCGGAGCGTGCGGGAACAGCGCTGA
- a CDS encoding nuclear transport factor 2 family protein, producing the protein MEMSVKRFFERYQRFFKESLGGGMDMDEAASLYTSEFIAASPAGVVTGKNDDQLKQVMAQGYAHYRAIGTKEMRIRDIGISPIDEHHCVAHVAWTATYAREGQADVGIDFDVHYLVRKLDGEPKIFGWVAGDEQALLRKHGII; encoded by the coding sequence ATGGAGATGAGCGTAAAGAGATTTTTTGAACGCTATCAGCGGTTTTTCAAGGAGTCGCTTGGCGGCGGCATGGATATGGATGAGGCCGCGTCGCTCTACACGTCGGAGTTCATAGCCGCCTCGCCTGCCGGCGTCGTGACCGGAAAGAACGACGATCAACTCAAGCAAGTCATGGCTCAGGGCTATGCTCACTACCGGGCAATCGGAACGAAAGAGATGCGGATACGCGACATCGGCATCTCGCCGATCGACGAGCATCATTGCGTTGCCCATGTTGCGTGGACCGCGACCTATGCCCGCGAGGGCCAAGCGGACGTCGGGATAGATTTCGACGTTCACTACCTTGTCCGGAAACTCGACGGGGAGCCGAAGATATTCGGATGGGTGGCGGGCGATGAGCAGGCGCTGTTAAGGAAGCACGGCATCATCTGA
- a CDS encoding LysR family transcriptional regulator: MRENFNDLLWFLMVAEERSFTKAAAKIGITQSTLSHTIKRLETRLGLRLLARTTRSVSTTEAGERLRQSLAPRIVDIETDIAALTAYRDKPSGTVRITVSDHALEQLVWPKLRPVLADYPDIKLEFSRDNGLRNIVEDGFDAGVRLGESVEKDMIAVRIGPDWRLVAVGSPAYIAGRGVPKAPQDLIGHNCINLRMTSAGGLYAWEFQKARQALRVRVDGQLVFNSTLPMVDAAIAGYGLAYVPEDLVTAHVAAGRLQLVLDDWAPKFAGYYLYYPSSRQNSPAFKVIVDALRKHSQ, encoded by the coding sequence ATGCGCGAAAACTTCAACGATCTTCTGTGGTTCCTGATGGTGGCCGAGGAGCGCAGTTTCACCAAGGCCGCCGCCAAGATCGGTATTACTCAATCGACCCTCAGCCACACCATCAAGCGGCTCGAAACGCGCCTGGGCCTGCGGCTGCTGGCGCGAACGACGCGCAGTGTCTCGACGACCGAGGCGGGGGAGCGGTTGCGTCAATCCCTGGCACCGCGCATCGTCGATATCGAAACCGACATCGCGGCGCTGACGGCCTATCGCGACAAACCCTCGGGGACCGTGCGCATCACCGTCTCCGATCATGCGCTCGAGCAGCTGGTCTGGCCGAAACTGCGGCCTGTCCTTGCCGACTATCCCGACATCAAGCTCGAATTCAGCCGGGACAACGGATTGCGCAACATTGTCGAGGATGGTTTCGATGCTGGCGTGCGGCTTGGCGAAAGCGTGGAGAAGGACATGATCGCCGTGCGCATCGGGCCGGACTGGCGACTTGTTGCCGTAGGCTCGCCGGCCTACATCGCCGGACGTGGCGTGCCGAAGGCGCCGCAAGACCTGATCGGCCACAATTGCATCAACCTGCGCATGACCAGCGCCGGTGGCCTCTATGCCTGGGAATTCCAGAAGGCCCGCCAGGCTCTGCGTGTGCGCGTCGATGGCCAACTCGTGTTCAACTCGACCCTGCCGATGGTCGACGCCGCCATTGCCGGCTACGGGCTTGCCTATGTGCCCGAGGATCTGGTCACGGCGCATGTTGCCGCCGGCCGGCTGCAACTCGTGCTCGACGATTGGGCGCCGAAATTCGCCGGCTATTACCTATACTATCCAAGCAGTCGCCAGAACTCGCCGGCCTTCAAGGTCATTGTCGACGCGCTTCGAAAACACAGCCAATGA
- a CDS encoding MFS transporter: METTYDDRLVKPRAAWGAVFSMTLCVAVLIASEFMPVSLLTPIADGLGITEGRAGQAISVSGIFAVVTSLFIAGLTRHIDRKLVLTSFSLLLAVSGLVVTFAPNYAVLMIGRVLLGIAIGGFWSMSTAIVMRLVPEDSVSEGLAMINAGNAIAATISAPLGSLLGDYVGWRGAFFLVVPLALFALVWQSFSLPALPPRGRKASGNVLRLLLRRQVALGMTSILLLFMGQFALFTYLRPFLETVTGVGVSALSAILLVMGLAGVAGTWTIGRLLKTRLYGIVIIIPLAMALLAVALIVLGSMPVAVTALLVGWGFFGTAAPVGWGTWLSRALRDDAEAGGGLQVAVIQFAITLGAAGGGLLLDTLGWRSPFALGAVLLVGSALAAAAAAHDHSKGAP, from the coding sequence ATGGAAACGACTTACGACGACAGGCTGGTGAAGCCTCGGGCAGCATGGGGTGCGGTGTTCTCGATGACGCTTTGCGTCGCCGTCCTCATCGCTTCCGAGTTCATGCCGGTCAGCTTGCTGACGCCGATCGCCGACGGGCTCGGCATCACCGAAGGCCGGGCGGGACAGGCGATCTCGGTCTCCGGCATCTTCGCGGTCGTCACCAGCCTGTTCATCGCCGGCCTGACGCGGCATATCGACCGCAAGCTGGTGCTGACGTCGTTCTCGCTGCTGCTCGCCGTGTCCGGCTTGGTGGTGACCTTTGCGCCCAACTATGCCGTGCTGATGATCGGCCGCGTCTTGCTCGGCATTGCCATCGGCGGTTTCTGGTCGATGTCCACCGCGATCGTGATGCGCCTCGTGCCGGAGGACTCCGTGTCCGAGGGCCTGGCGATGATCAACGCCGGCAACGCCATCGCGGCAACCATATCGGCGCCGCTCGGAAGCCTGCTCGGCGATTATGTCGGCTGGCGCGGCGCGTTCTTCCTCGTGGTGCCGCTGGCCCTCTTTGCCCTTGTCTGGCAAAGCTTCAGCCTGCCTGCGCTGCCGCCACGCGGCCGCAAGGCGTCGGGCAATGTCCTCCGGTTGCTGCTGCGCCGTCAGGTCGCGCTCGGCATGACCTCGATCCTGTTGCTCTTCATGGGCCAGTTCGCGCTCTTCACCTATCTCAGGCCTTTCCTGGAAACCGTGACCGGTGTCGGCGTTTCGGCGCTCTCGGCGATCCTGCTCGTGATGGGACTAGCAGGCGTCGCCGGCACCTGGACCATAGGCCGGCTGCTCAAGACGCGGCTCTACGGCATCGTCATCATCATTCCGCTGGCCATGGCGCTGTTGGCGGTCGCATTGATCGTGCTTGGATCGATGCCGGTGGCCGTCACCGCGTTGCTCGTCGGCTGGGGCTTTTTCGGAACCGCGGCGCCGGTCGGCTGGGGCACCTGGCTGAGCCGCGCGCTGCGCGACGATGCCGAAGCCGGCGGCGGCTTGCAGGTCGCCGTCATCCAGTTCGCCATCACGCTCGGCGCGGCGGGCGGCGGCCTGCTGCTGGACACGCTCGGCTGGCGAAGCCCCTTCGCACTTGGCGCGGTGCTGCTTGTGGGATCCGCGCTGGCCGCGGCGGCAGCCGCCCATGACCACTCCAAGGGCGCACCATGA
- a CDS encoding cyclophilin-like fold protein — protein MRIAIEVDAMRLTASLFDNPSAQDFAAMLPLDLTLEDYASVEKIGYLPRKLRLEGSGPFDNEAIGDIAYYAPWGNLIFFYGPYRYSRGLIRLGRLDSGIAPLLRGGRFNIRIERLT, from the coding sequence ATGAGGATTGCTATTGAAGTGGACGCAATGCGCCTGACGGCATCCCTGTTCGACAATCCGAGCGCGCAGGATTTCGCCGCGATGCTACCGCTCGATCTGACACTGGAAGACTACGCATCCGTCGAGAAGATCGGCTACCTGCCGCGCAAATTGCGGCTCGAGGGCAGCGGCCCGTTCGACAATGAGGCCATCGGCGACATCGCCTACTACGCGCCCTGGGGCAATCTCATCTTCTTTTATGGCCCCTACCGGTATTCGCGCGGCCTGATCCGGCTCGGCCGGCTGGACAGCGGTATCGCGCCGCTGCTGCGCGGCGGACGCTTCAACATACGCATAGAACGCCTGACATAG
- a CDS encoding zinc-dependent alcohol dehydrogenase family protein: protein MLGTVLYGAGDIRCEEVAEPEILHPTDAILKLSATCICGSDLWPYRGLQPLNEPMHMGHEYCGVVVEVGSAVRTVKPGQFVVGSFCTSDNTCPHCRFGFPSSCEQREFMSRAQAPMLRVPLADGTLVATPGMPEDDLIPSLLAASDVLGTGWYAADAARVEPGATAVVVGDGAVGLMGVLAAKQMGAERIIAMSRHKTRQDLALEFGATDIISERGDDGVARIKDLTRGVGAESVLECVGTQESMMQAINCARPGGSIGFVGVPHGVQLDGQGLFFAQKSLLGGPAPVRRFLPHLMDLVLERKVNPGKVFDLTLPLADVAEGYRAMDERRAIKTLLRL, encoded by the coding sequence ATGCTCGGAACAGTTCTTTACGGTGCCGGCGACATCCGCTGCGAGGAAGTGGCGGAGCCCGAAATCCTTCATCCCACCGACGCCATCCTCAAGCTCTCGGCCACCTGCATCTGCGGCTCCGACCTGTGGCCCTATCGCGGGCTCCAGCCGCTGAACGAACCGATGCATATGGGCCACGAATATTGCGGCGTGGTGGTGGAAGTGGGCAGCGCGGTGAGAACGGTGAAGCCCGGCCAGTTCGTCGTCGGCTCGTTCTGCACCTCCGACAACACCTGCCCGCATTGCCGCTTCGGCTTCCCCTCGTCCTGCGAGCAGCGCGAGTTCATGAGCCGGGCGCAGGCGCCGATGCTGCGCGTGCCGCTTGCCGACGGCACGCTGGTCGCCACCCCCGGCATGCCCGAGGACGATCTGATCCCGAGCCTGCTGGCGGCATCGGATGTGCTTGGCACCGGCTGGTATGCCGCCGACGCCGCGCGCGTCGAGCCCGGCGCGACCGCGGTCGTCGTGGGTGACGGCGCGGTCGGGCTGATGGGCGTGCTTGCGGCCAAGCAGATGGGCGCTGAGCGCATCATCGCCATGAGCCGCCACAAGACGCGCCAGGATCTCGCGCTCGAATTCGGCGCCACCGATATCATTTCGGAGCGCGGCGATGACGGCGTGGCGCGGATCAAGGATCTGACCCGCGGCGTCGGCGCGGAATCCGTGCTGGAATGCGTCGGCACGCAGGAATCCATGATGCAGGCGATCAACTGCGCCCGCCCCGGCGGCTCGATCGGCTTCGTCGGCGTGCCGCATGGCGTCCAGCTCGACGGCCAGGGCCTCTTCTTCGCCCAGAAGAGCCTGCTCGGCGGCCCCGCGCCCGTGCGCCGTTTTCTTCCGCATCTGATGGATCTGGTGCTGGAGCGCAAGGTCAATCCCGGCAAGGTCTTCGACCTGACCCTGCCGCTGGCCGATGTCGCCGAGGGCTATCGCGCCATGGATGAGAGGCGGGCGATCAAGACGCTGCTTCGTCTGTAA
- a CDS encoding cupin domain-containing protein, translated as MKKILTAAAASVAGGMPVQAQGIEIRTNGSTPAMIGAAENFTGQAVITALFPATEITRASTGLVNFAPGARTVWHTHPAGQLLIVTSGQGWIREDGKEALVINPGDVVWIPAGVKHWHGATATSPMAHIALSYMHDGKNVDWLEPVSDEQYR; from the coding sequence ATGAAGAAAATCCTGACAGCAGCGGCCGCGAGTGTAGCGGGAGGCATGCCCGTGCAAGCGCAGGGCATCGAAATCCGCACAAACGGCAGCACGCCGGCGATGATCGGAGCGGCAGAAAACTTTACCGGGCAAGCGGTCATCACTGCGCTGTTTCCCGCCACCGAGATAACGCGCGCAAGCACGGGGCTGGTGAACTTTGCTCCCGGAGCGCGCACCGTCTGGCACACCCATCCTGCCGGTCAATTGCTGATCGTCACATCAGGCCAAGGCTGGATTCGCGAAGACGGCAAGGAGGCCCTCGTCATCAATCCAGGCGACGTCGTCTGGATTCCCGCCGGGGTGAAGCACTGGCATGGCGCAACCGCCACCAGCCCGATGGCCCATATCGCGTTGAGCTACATGCATGACGGCAAGAATGTCGACTGGCTGGAGCCTGTCTCCGACGAGCAATACCGCTGA
- a CDS encoding carboxymuconolactone decarboxylase family protein: MKPSTILALALSMGAADAAAQTGSQTDSLPPEDLQAVSPALARYATDKLANDVWKRPGLSRRDRSIVTIAAVVTRNQGILLPEQLSLALDSGVKPAEISEMITHLAFYAGWGNAMAATAIAKAVFEARGIGPDQLPKAVVDLLPLDEKAEADRAARVEQGTGPASPGLVRDTTEVLFRDLWLRPNLAPRDRSLVTVSALVAAGQVEQIPYHLNRAMDNGLTRAEASEVISHLAYYAGWPNAFSAAPVARSVFEKRSAD, encoded by the coding sequence ATGAAACCTTCAACCATTCTCGCACTCGCTTTGTCGATGGGGGCTGCCGACGCTGCGGCGCAGACGGGGTCGCAGACCGACAGCCTGCCTCCAGAGGATTTGCAGGCCGTCTCGCCCGCCCTTGCGCGCTATGCGACGGACAAGCTTGCCAATGACGTTTGGAAGCGCCCCGGCCTGTCGCGGCGCGATCGCAGCATCGTCACCATCGCGGCGGTGGTCACCCGGAACCAGGGCATACTCCTGCCGGAGCAGTTGAGCCTCGCCCTCGACAGTGGCGTGAAGCCGGCCGAGATCTCGGAGATGATCACGCATCTTGCCTTCTATGCCGGGTGGGGCAACGCGATGGCAGCCACGGCCATCGCCAAAGCGGTGTTCGAGGCACGCGGCATCGGGCCGGACCAGCTCCCCAAGGCTGTCGTCGATTTGCTGCCGCTCGACGAAAAGGCGGAGGCCGATCGTGCCGCACGGGTCGAGCAAGGCACGGGACCGGCGTCGCCGGGCCTGGTGCGCGACACGACGGAAGTGCTGTTTCGCGACTTGTGGCTGCGTCCCAACCTCGCGCCGCGCGACCGCAGCCTGGTGACGGTCAGCGCACTGGTCGCCGCCGGTCAGGTGGAGCAGATTCCCTATCATCTCAACAGGGCCATGGATAATGGACTGACGCGCGCCGAGGCCTCGGAGGTGATCAGTCATCTCGCCTATTACGCGGGATGGCCAAACGCTTTCTCGGCAGCCCCGGTCGCACGCTCCGTATTCGAGAAGCGCTCCGCCGACTGA
- a CDS encoding TMEM175 family protein, with amino-acid sequence MSAFSDGVFAVLITVLVLDLRPPEVPTFTALLALWPTWLSYGVSYLFIAIVWANHHHLLRHATAATTSLMWYNFAHLFSVSLLPLATAWMAVSELAPQPVAFYAVVFFLVNLTYILLIRELIGPMPADTVPLKVRKVMRIRSIVTLCLFGLAAVVALKYPIAGLAICCCCLTVYLRPEAPGSRAG; translated from the coding sequence TTGAGCGCATTTTCGGATGGCGTGTTCGCCGTCCTTATCACCGTGCTCGTGCTTGACCTGCGCCCACCGGAGGTGCCGACCTTCACTGCGTTGCTGGCCTTGTGGCCGACATGGCTGAGCTACGGCGTGAGCTATCTCTTCATCGCCATCGTCTGGGCGAACCACCATCATCTCCTGCGCCATGCCACGGCGGCGACGACCAGCCTGATGTGGTACAATTTCGCGCACCTGTTCTCGGTGTCGCTGCTGCCGCTGGCAACCGCGTGGATGGCGGTCAGCGAGCTGGCCCCGCAGCCGGTGGCGTTCTACGCGGTCGTCTTCTTCCTGGTGAACCTGACCTACATTCTCCTGATCCGGGAACTCATCGGCCCGATGCCGGCCGACACCGTTCCGCTCAAGGTGCGCAAGGTCATGCGCATCCGCTCGATCGTGACGCTGTGCCTTTTCGGCTTGGCGGCGGTCGTCGCCCTGAAATACCCGATCGCCGGACTGGCGATCTGTTGCTGCTGCCTGACGGTCTATCTCCGGCCGGAAGCGCCGGGATCGCGCGCCGGCTGA
- a CDS encoding GntR family transcriptional regulator produces MAKETKNTLRDSVYSALKAMIVTGQIPPGARVTESDIAAKLNVSRTPVREAFNRLERDGLVTGRPRQGYAVTEFDINMFREAFDIRELLDGHATELAAAAATEKDKARLRVMLAECERLAAIADRTTREKFQELEVGIDLHRVIAEISGNAMLHGMLCGILDKCQHYVWTELLWLDEWKIARDEHAEIVEAICAGDAKRAGALARAHVRGSRENVLRLLQAKSDYQSFLAKAS; encoded by the coding sequence TTGGCCAAGGAAACAAAAAACACGCTGCGCGACTCGGTCTATTCCGCGCTCAAGGCAATGATCGTGACCGGCCAGATCCCGCCGGGCGCGCGCGTCACCGAGAGCGACATTGCGGCAAAGCTGAATGTCAGCCGCACGCCCGTGCGCGAGGCCTTCAACCGCCTCGAGCGCGACGGGTTGGTCACCGGCCGGCCGCGGCAGGGCTACGCCGTCACCGAGTTCGACATAAACATGTTCCGCGAGGCCTTCGACATCCGCGAACTGCTCGACGGCCACGCCACCGAACTGGCGGCGGCTGCGGCCACCGAGAAAGACAAGGCGCGGCTGCGCGTCATGCTGGCCGAATGCGAGAGGCTGGCCGCCATTGCGGATCGAACCACAAGGGAAAAATTCCAGGAGCTTGAAGTCGGCATCGACCTGCACCGCGTCATCGCCGAAATCAGCGGCAATGCCATGCTGCACGGCATGCTGTGCGGCATCCTCGACAAGTGCCAGCACTATGTCTGGACGGAACTGCTGTGGCTCGACGAATGGAAGATCGCCCGCGACGAGCATGCCGAGATTGTCGAGGCGATCTGCGCCGGCGACGCCAAGCGCGCCGGCGCCCTGGCGCGCGCCCATGTGCGCGGCTCGCGCGAGAACGTGCTGCGCCTGCTGCAGGCCAAATCGGATTACCAGAGCTTTCTGGCCAAGGCGTCGTGA
- a CDS encoding ABC transporter substrate-binding protein → MNSTKGISVVAIAGLMATVTAPAAAGDTITVASWGGTYQEAQAKAFFKPTADALGITIKEDTTNGLDDVRLQVTGNAVKWDITELGADECARGSKEGLFEKLDYNLIDKSGINPKLVHDDWVGISYTSVVLVYRTDVFGDKGPKTWADFWNVEKFPGRRALSSSQATETLSVAALAEGIPIDKVYPVDIDGALKSVDKIRGHVDAWWTSGAQAMQLVKDGEVDMASIWNGRAGTLKKEGAPVSFSFDQGVLTADCMVIPKGAKNKEVAMKALAMFVSPQLQANLPLYVDNGPVNEKAFETGKIPPERIKDINSSPENVKKQVLQDAEFWRDNLVEATEKFNNLIQQ, encoded by the coding sequence ATGAACAGCACCAAAGGCATTAGCGTCGTTGCCATAGCGGGCCTCATGGCAACGGTCACGGCGCCCGCCGCGGCAGGCGACACCATTACCGTCGCCTCATGGGGCGGCACCTATCAGGAGGCGCAGGCCAAAGCCTTCTTCAAGCCGACCGCCGATGCGCTCGGCATCACCATCAAGGAAGACACCACCAACGGTCTCGATGACGTGCGCCTGCAGGTGACAGGCAACGCGGTGAAGTGGGACATCACCGAGCTCGGCGCCGACGAATGCGCGCGCGGCTCGAAGGAAGGGCTTTTCGAAAAGCTCGACTACAACCTCATCGACAAGAGCGGCATCAATCCCAAGCTCGTGCATGACGACTGGGTCGGCATCTCCTACACCTCCGTGGTACTCGTCTACCGGACCGACGTATTCGGTGACAAAGGCCCCAAGACCTGGGCCGACTTCTGGAATGTGGAGAAGTTTCCCGGACGGCGCGCACTGAGCAGCAGCCAGGCGACGGAGACGCTTAGCGTTGCAGCCCTCGCCGAAGGCATTCCGATCGACAAGGTCTATCCTGTCGACATCGACGGCGCGCTGAAATCGGTCGACAAGATCCGTGGCCATGTCGATGCCTGGTGGACTTCCGGCGCGCAGGCCATGCAACTGGTGAAGGACGGCGAGGTCGACATGGCAAGCATCTGGAACGGCCGCGCCGGCACCTTGAAGAAGGAAGGCGCGCCGGTCAGCTTCTCCTTCGACCAGGGCGTACTCACCGCCGACTGCATGGTCATTCCCAAGGGCGCCAAGAACAAGGAGGTCGCGATGAAGGCGCTGGCGATGTTCGTCAGTCCGCAATTACAGGCCAATCTGCCGCTTTATGTCGACAACGGACCGGTCAACGAGAAGGCGTTCGAGACCGGGAAGATCCCGCCGGAGCGGATCAAGGACATCAACTCGTCGCCTGAGAACGTCAAGAAGCAGGTGCTGCAGGACGCCGAGTTCTGGCGCGACAACCTCGTCGAGGCGACGGAGAAGTTCAACAATCTGATCCAGCAATAG